The following are encoded together in the Candidatus Methylomirabilis oxygeniifera genome:
- a CDS encoding conserved protein of unknown function (Evidence 4 : Homologs of previously reported genes of unknown function), which yields MGLFGSLFEGGGKHGAKLIAASQSGETDKVKSLLADGADVNAKDREGWTALMHASWHGHAEAAAALLDRGADVGTTDNNGGTALIRASWHGHVEIAERLIAKGADVNVSDKDSFTSLMYASENGHVKVVELLLTHGAAIDARAGNGRTVLMMASAEGYTEVVDLLISKGADVNVWDKTGWTVLMYASGKGHTGIAERLLAKGADPNAKDSNSVTALMRAAVNGRFGVAELLLKHGADLNAKDSNSVTALMYAAGKGHAKVVELLLTQGADVNVKANDGGTALEYAHWHGYDDVTELLEKHGAH from the coding sequence ATGGGTTTATTTGGGTCACTATTTGAGGGTGGTGGAAAGCATGGCGCAAAGCTCATCGCGGCGTCTCAATCCGGAGAGACCGATAAAGTCAAGAGCCTGTTGGCTGACGGCGCCGATGTCAATGCGAAGGATCGCGAGGGCTGGACGGCTCTGATGCATGCGTCCTGGCATGGACATGCCGAGGCGGCAGCGGCACTGCTCGATCGTGGCGCTGACGTGGGGACGACGGATAACAATGGTGGGACCGCTCTGATACGCGCGTCCTGGCATGGGCATGTCGAGATTGCGGAGCGACTGATCGCGAAAGGCGCCGATGTCAACGTGAGCGACAAAGACAGCTTTACGTCCCTCATGTATGCGTCCGAGAATGGGCACGTGAAGGTCGTAGAGCTGCTGCTCACGCACGGCGCCGCTATCGACGCCAGGGCCGGTAATGGCCGGACGGTTCTGATGATGGCGTCTGCGGAAGGATATACTGAGGTGGTAGACCTGCTGATCAGTAAGGGCGCCGACGTCAATGTCTGGGACAAGACCGGCTGGACGGTCCTGATGTATGCATCCGGGAAGGGGCATACCGGGATTGCAGAGCGGCTGCTCGCGAAAGGCGCCGATCCGAATGCGAAGGATAGTAATAGTGTCACAGCCCTGATGCGTGCGGCTGTGAATGGGCGTTTCGGGGTCGCAGAACTGCTGCTCAAACACGGCGCCGATCTGAATGCGAAGGATAGTAATAGCGTCACAGCCCTGATGTATGCGGCCGGGAAAGGACATGCGAAGGTTGTAGAGTTACTGCTCACGCAAGGCGCGGACGTGAACGTCAAGGCGAATGATGGCGGGACGGCCCTGGAGTATGCGCATTGGCATGGGTATGATGACGTTACGGAGCTGCTTGAGAAACACGGGGCGCACTGA
- a CDS encoding protein of unknown function (Evidence 5 : No homology to any previously reported sequences), translating to MGVRLKGFRLKEDRLQGAIPKSLTAYSLNT from the coding sequence GTGGGAGTAAGGCTGAAGGGATTTAGGCTGAAGGAGGATAGGCTTCAAGGCGCTATTCCTAAAAGCCTAACAGCCTACAGCCTTAACACCTGA